The region GCATCATTTACTGCTGGAATCGTTGAGGCGATTCTTTCCGATTGTGGTTTTGTAAGTACTATCATATTCATACAAGTATTATATAATTACGTGGAAAAagttaattttatcaatacATGTAAGCAAattactttatattttttacttacatTTTTATGTAGTAAGAATTTAATGCAGAATTTACTCAACTGTGGCGTAAATGGCATACTAGAATTAGGTTGAAACTGTTCTATACTTTGCCAACTCAAATCTTAACTTGGACATCATTTTCAGTTATTGAAGTTTAAACTATTTCAAAACTAAACCCTTctcatttcgaaaagtgcttcTGAGAATACTGGTATTAAATTCTTATGTAGAATCTACTCTGAATAAAGTATCAGCTATACCCCAATCTTCACACACGCAATATAAATGATTTCGTTAAGCTCTTGTGAATATacaaatgttgaaaacaaTGGTGGACACATGCTGTTACCATTTCAAGCTTTCCAAACAGTGTCTTGGTTTCAttatctaaaaaaatattatcatatgaatttaaaaattctgtcATATTTAATCCATCAAGAACTTCATTTCACTTGTTTTGTGTTCAAAGTCTATTACAGTTTTCCACTGAAAGGATCTTACTTTAGTTATAAATCGTTTACAGACCCATATGTCATTTAGTAAGGAgacttgtttgttttttggcaGGTGGTTgacatgtacatacatatttgtaGAGATTTTTGGTATAGATtactctaaatattttcaaacccaGCAGACACAGTGTCAGTGATACATTCGAcctttatacataaatatgaaCCATACTCAAATTTGTTACACAAATAAAAGTACAAATTTAGAAAGAAGCAAGTAAAAGTTATGGGATACTGTAATGTAAagtttaataatttgacaTGGAATAAATCGAGCCATTGTCTTTGTATGAAATCTTTGATATGCatggaaaaatgtttattaGTATCTAAGTACTTCGATATAAGTATTGTATCATCAACATCATTGACCTGTTCATACTCATCTTATATTTAATGCAACAAGAATTACTAAGCATACAATTAATTACAGCCGTTGATAGATTATTCTAATTGTGATAAttctatttgaaaaattcagaaagTGAAGTTGGATCTATCTACGAATCCGTTATTCAGCTCCACTTTATATTTATCTAAATGTGTGAATCATACTGGAGATAGCAACAGTTTTGACCGATATTTTACATAGATCTGATTATACCATTTCgcttttataaaaaatttctgatgaTCGTTAGTTATAATCTGAATTATTCTCGACATACAACTTCGCATTTAAAAGCTAGAGGCAAACAACTCACATATTTCAAATCcagtaaatttcatttgctgTAACAATATACCGATGGTTGAtcataaaatattcatcatcCTATTTCCAAATCATGTGTGTCTGCATGGGCGGATACAGATCTCTTTTCTGTTTATTTGCATTTATCAGTTACCAGGAGTGGTTCAGAGGTAGTTGGAATATGCCCTATGACTCACTTTCAGTTTGTAACCATTCGTCATTGTATTGGTATGAGGTATGAGAAGTGCATCACAAATCATGTTTTCACCGTTCTGTTCTtcaggaaaatttttaccaatacTAAATGAGAACCATATTTGAGTTATGAATATTTgcaaatggaaatttttttgcgatGTATAggtgttttcaaaaaaatgatttttactCATGTTATGTTTACAGCCAGCAAAAGTGACTGCGCATTGGCACAAAGGAACAACATATATGGTGAAATTTGATCATGCAGTTATTACTCGTGATAAGCAACTTGAAGATCGTTAAATTAAATTGGTTCTGTAGGTACttttaaattatgaataattattttctcaataaGAAACTTTGAGGATTTTTGATTCTATGGAATCTGTTATATTGATGTAATGAATCTGAAATATTAATGCAACAGATAGCTAACTTACGAAATTCATTGATATTACGATATGGAAATGAACTtctatgaaattgaattaaattttatcctTGTGCataaaggaaaataaatttaattaaatcatttgtaatgcaaaaaatttctttcactccACACCAAATACTGTCCATTAATTATTCAGCAATCCTTAcacctataaaaaaaaaaccagggTTAATATAGGTTacatatcattattattattatcaatgttGATATTCTTTACATTGTTGTTGATATATTACAAGGTAATTATTACTATCGTTTGCTAATTTAATATGTTTAAGCAAACTTGAATTCTCTGTCAGCATAGCTGACCTGACCAGTACGAAATCGGTGCTCTTTCCTGTCCTGtggtgaaaaagaaacaaacattAATCACCGTTAGGAATAGCTTTATTACTTCCAGTATAGtagttttgaaatatttaatgaaataatatacCCTGTCCCTTTTCACTAGCCAAGTGAAGAACAGGATGGGTGTCCATATTGCTGCATAGTACTGCAGACCACCTTTCAGAGTAGGCCTAAAATATTCATAGGTTTTTGCTCTCGCTGCCATAAATCGTTGTAGTCCTGCATCAAACTAAATACAAGCAGTTTAATCAACTATGAGTTTGCAAATAAAGAACTTATTCAAGTTACAGATCAATATATTAGCATatgtaatttttctaaattcagcaaaacaaacgtacataggtataattatctttattttcttgttttattataatattaggAATGTCTTGAAACTATCATGTAATATGTTGCgatacttgaatttttgctGAATTGCCTTCTGTCGAATGATTCATAAAAAGCGTAATCACAATATGCATCGGATGAATTCTTATTGTCAATCTGTTATTACAGGAAACAAAGAGAAGATGTCTGACTCTTCAAAGATAGGGAACAGtgtattaattttaatcattAGTGTATGTGCGTAATAGCCTTTATTTCGATTACTGTGTTTCGTCTCCTTAACTTTCTCTGGGTGCTTTgatcaatttcattcaaatttaggattaaaaaatagaataaaatttcatggttgatggatgaaaaattgtttatatcTCGCTTAATTTACACAGTAGTGTTCAACAGTTGTTCGCGGTTTAGGATTGTATTGTGAATTGATCTAGTTAAATAATACAAGATAATACACAGAATCGGAAAACCAAACACCGCATGATAGATGATAAGACGTGGGAGTGCATATCATAAATATACTGACAGTTGATAAGCAGTCACGAGGACGACCTTTAACTTTAGACAACCAACAAATACGGATTTGCGTTCTTTCAATTCAAATCGATctcattaaatttttaactgaaGAAATACCCGCATATATGTGCAAACACAACATTTAGACACAAGAGAAAGATTATTATCTAATAAGTTGCTCGTGTAAAATTATAgggagaataataaaaaaaatttttgaagtacCATTCTTTTTAACTACTTGCTGTACTACGTATAATTTTCGGAACTAATCGAGTCGACTTGGTATCGGCATCACTGAATGATTGCAATTAATGTATACCCTTTTGTATTAGTCTTATTGGATAAGAAGAGGGGTCTAGTTAAGTCTGAATAACTTCAGCGGTTCATCGTTGGCAGTCCATTGTTAATGCATGCTGCTAATAAAGTAACAGAGCATAAAGTACTACGCTTGGATAATACAAGAATACAAAAATCCAAACAGAAAATACACGAGAAATCAATAACTCTATAATATCCtgctttgaaataattaaaccATTTAACTTTGAAACTAATCATTTATCCgccattttctcaaattcgcgtttcaattaaatattaGTTGGTAAACCTGTAAATTCCTTGGATCTCGTCTacgatatttttacataaCGCATAACCTACGAATGCGTCGATAGTGCTCTACACTAAAATATGCTCAGTCTCGAATTTTATATGATTatcacaaataaatttatcatatttACCACATTATTACATTAATGAACAGGCATGAAAAACACTGAATGCGGTGTATTGAGAATGTGAAGTTTAAGGAATTGAGGTTGCGTGTTCAATTATAATCGTTATGCAAAACTACGCACCGGAGCACCTCCTTCGCCTGTTCCAGCTCGGTACGGATTTCCGGCAATCTTTTGCAACTCCTGACGAAGTTCATTTCGCCGAgcatttcttttaatttcgaGCCTCAACTGCTCGGGTGAAAtatcgtaattatttttattcgtcgtCATGTCGACGATTCGGACTGCTGCGGCAGAACTGGTACAATCCTACTAACCAGTATTACCAATCTTTTAAATGGTCGAGCTGAAGCTTCCCGAGCATGTGCAGATtgtattcattaattttctcaaatgtTTATGATTTAGGCGAACGCTAAAGTTAATTCTACTGATTACAAAAAAAGAGCATCAGTAATGCCTGAAATCATTCGTTTCTCGTATGGCAATTCAGTATTCTTTGCGATGTTTCACGATTTTCCCTCGTCGTCCCTCTGTCGTTTTGCGCAACTACAGAAGATATGCGTTAGGATTGGTTAGGATAATGTATTGAAGAACAATGTACAGTGTGTTTCTGAGATGAAGCAAATAGATCGTCCTTAAAATTGGAGACGTATATTACTGCAgacaaaattcatttcacttATCATTTCGATCGCCATAATAATTACCCTGTATAACCGTCAGCAGTACATCTAGTGGTTGCTTTAATTAGCTAAAGTGGGTTAATATTCCTAAGAAATTTTCCAAGTTCTCCTGTTCCAACTGAAgcaagaggaaaaaattctaaacatGCATATTGTACAACGCAAACAATTGCAGATATGAATCTGCAATCCACGTAGCAAACGCCCCATGACAATGATTCGACATCGAGGCAGAAGGCGTTGATAGGCTAGCTCACCAAGTCACATGATTTACTGTGAAATAAATAGGCCAATCATGTAGCCATGGAATACTCACGTGATTCTCTCGATACCTACTGCGTTGCAGTACAAAGGCTGTAAATACCGCGTTGTGCCAGTTGTTCTGCGACGAGCACGTTGAGCGGACGGGATTTTTGTGCGTTAAATAGTAATTAAGTAAATTGGTAAGTCCCGATATATCTATTTAAAATCTTGAtatgtttcaaattattcgatAAAAACTTAAATATCTTACtgcaaaattatcaatttttatctggGATACTCTTATGGCTTTGAATctattgtatgtatgtatttaccTCACTTTCTACTACATAATACTTTGTACATGGAATAATATATTGACATGATGACAGCATTTTTTATTGCTACGATTTAATGATATTGACCCACAATTGTTGATCTTTGGTTCAATGAACCGTTACATATACGGTAATTCTAGAATCTTAGTTCTGACCCTACTCGATTCCGCCACTGTAAATGTAATTaatatcttatttttttctatcaaatttgTCAATTCATTGCGTTTGTCAACAAAGGCCTTACCATCCTCTCGTTGTATTGTTGGCGGAACTCACTGCGAACCGGAAGCGTCATCACAGCGTCACTTTGTTTTGAATCCGAATTATAAGATGGCGTAAGGATAAGAGTTGTTTGctaaattataagaaaaaagtcTAATGTTTCGGAATCCACACACTTGTGTGCATCTATATACGTAGTTAACTTTTACGTAGCACCGCAAGATGTGAATCATACGACATTGTGATAGCTGACATTGAACTGTGGCTTTCAATAATTCCGTCAGAGTAACAACGTTAATGCCACAGCGTTCTTTGTTTCATGCGTGTTAATTTTCCAGTGTGTAATTGCGGATTTCCCATCGGTGAttattttccataaaattcaaataaccgCATTACGATGTTTTCAGGTAAACAGCATTAATCATGAAggtttttttcgtatttatgGTGGGTGTGATCGCCGTTAGTCAAGCAATTTCCTTCTTCGACCTTGTTCTTGAGGAGTGGGGCACTTTCAAGGTAACGTATACAAACGTTAATGTGATCTATCACCTCGCAAGttgcatacatatattataggtatatattatatgtacatataatatataaaacttttatattatatataaattattttattttttcgaagtTGTTAacctttttttactttgtccTCCAATGCCATATCTTTCCAGGCAATCTGTAAGAACCGCTGATAATGCGTTTACGAAGttgctataatttttttttatcaatacaCGACACTTTTGTTTTGTACAGTCTGTGCCAATgcaaatgtttttattttaccataGTCGGCATAGATCTGCATATTGGTTTGCCGTATTATCGTGATAATTAGGTTATACTCGTGGTGTacgatttcaatgaaaaacaattaagATTTATTGAGGTTAAAGTTGATAACGTTAATATAACGAAATGTTCTGTTTTTTATCGCTATTCTGGAATTAGGATTATTAGAATCGCCGTAATATAAATTGTAGCTCTGCTAACTGCTTCCAAAGTTTGGAAAGTCagttaaatatatatatatataatgtgaaTGAGCTAGTAGccagccatttttttttacgtccaTTAGAATGTAGTGTAAACTTCTGTAAACATAAAACTCACCAATCACAAAAATTTCCCatgttatcaaaatttatcatcatttttcagCAGTGTTCGTAACCATATATGTTTTAATGTAATTGCTTATCGTTGTTTTGtagtttatatttatattttcataatgGCATTACTTTTTTATCGAGTGAAtagataattaatttatggGATAGAAATATCTGTGACCAACCACTAGGTGGGTAACCATTGGGCCTATTTTTGAAAGTAGGAGACCAATAGCAATCTAATTTGAAACAATGCGAAACAAGttgttgagagaaaaaaataatttttgacatGTCACTATACCAACGTTTAGTAGTTCTTTGTATCTCAAGTGATTTGCATCGTGTATCCTTCCCTAATTTCAAGTCATATCATCAGTACTTTACTCATTTAACAAGATGTCGTTTCACGAAACAATTGATCTTATTATATTGCTTTCACTTGTAATTGTATAACCAACTTGGTGATACTTTATTAACAGTGTAAAGTAGTACtcatattacaaaaaaaactaCCGACCCATCTTTATTGTTCTAATAGAAACTTTATTAAGGTAGTGATCCTTATTGAATGGTATATAAACAATTTTGTGTGCCACACCAACAGAAACAATGGATATGAAATTTATGCCTGCAGTGTACCTTTGAGTATTTATAACTTTATCTATAGTCACTATATTCTTAGTCACTATATTCTTAGTCACAAACATTGCAGAGTCGTCAACTTATAacatcgttatttttttttttttttttttttttttacagctaACACATAGGAAAAAGTATGACAACGATGTAGAGGAAAAATTCAGGATGAAAATCTTCATGGACAATAAGCACAAAGTTGCCAAACACAATGCCAAGTATGAAATGGGCCTTGTTTCGTACAAATTGGAACTTAACAAGTATGGAGACCTGGTTAGTGCTTTGCTGAGAtatctttttaaattatttgtacATCTATTTTCTCTATGAATTAGGGTATTTGTATACATCAAAATGTATATCAATTTATATAACagctttattttcattattgtttcAGTAATTTCAGTTGTTATTTGTACATGATACATAATACATAACTGTACTTTTATAGCTTCATCATGAATTCGTTGATATGATGAATGGCTTTAACAAGACTATCAACACACTGAAGCGATCAAACATTGAGCGGCCAATTGGTGCCACTTTTATCCCACCTGCGAATGTTAAAATCCCAGAATCTTTTGACTGGAGGGACGAGGGAGCTGTAACTGCTGTGAAGGATCAAAAACAGTGTGGTTCATGTTGGGCGTTCTCTACAGTGAGTTTACTTTTCGTAATTATACATAGAAACTATAGAAGTTTGGAATAACCCAATTTTGGTAATGCATATCGATACATAAGATCTTGGTAGCTAAAAGAAATATGATATAGTAATCAGGAAGGCGTTAAAATACTAAAAGCAAGTAAGACTGTAAAGAATTAtgattaaatatttcattttcgaCTAATAGCTTGACTattacatcaattttttttttctcgattaatgcttaatattcaatatttgcaTCACAATTCAGAGATCAGCTTCTTATTTATCACTTGTTTATAGGTTATTTCTTATGTTTTTAATACTTAtctataattttaaaaaatattctcttctaaaaaaaaaaaaatttaagggAGTAAAGATTTTTGAAGAGTGAAAATTGTCCACAGTTATTGTAGTAAACATTGTAtcaaatttattcatacaGACTGGTGCCTTGGAAGCTCAGCACTTCAGGAAAACGGGAGTGCTAGTGTCTTTGAGTGAGCAGAATTTGGTCGATTGTTCTGGCAAATATGGTAACAATGGATGTAATGGTGGATTGATGGACCAAGCCTTCCAGTACATTAAAGACAACAAAGGGATTGATACTGAGAAGAGCTACCCATATGAGGGACAAGATGATTCATGCCGGTAATTAGAATGATAATACTTGCTATGATTCAAGTTCTCAAActttgaatatatatgtatgattgCTTTGTGGCTTCTGCTGTAAGTTTATGCTACCATAATTTCATTTCGagatgattctttttttttttcatttctacacATCTATACTACATTGATGTTTGCCAAGgtattcttcaaaatttttacgaatatGGATTACAAAGATTTATTGATTTTAGTCAGACTAATTCAGGTATTTGTCAGAGttaattctttctttcgtcATTACAAAGGTCATAATTCTGGTTGTAacatatatgaaaatatgaaagagATCGATCTCTGTGATGTGGTTCTAATTACTATTACAAACTTTGATTTTAGGCTATTCCGCCTCTTTGTTCCTGATGAAAATTGTTAGGATCAATCAAGGAAAATTTGTTAGACCTGTACCAGTTTCAtagcgaaaaataattttaatgtttACAAAGAAAGTCACAACTGCCGTATACTCTTGGTTTTTAACTTGGGGTGGGTGGgtgtgggtgtgtgtgtgtgcgtaggtgttaaaaattttggttCGCAGGGCGGTGTGAGTgggtgcgtgtgtgtgtgcgcgcctGCATGCGCGCACATGTACGTgtagatacatacatacatataaccAACCTgccaacaaaaaatttcaataacgaGATGTTTTCGCAGAACTAATATATTTACAAGTACATCTTTCTATTACAGTTATAACCCTCGTAACAATGGAGCTACCGATGTTGGCTATGTAGATATTCCTCAGGGAGATGAAGAAAAGTTGCAGGCTGCTATTGCTACCATTGGGCCAGTTTCTGTTGCTATTGATGCTTCCCATGAAAGCTTCCAGTTATACTCTGAAGGTAATTAATTCTTCATAActttacaaaataaaagacTCGAATTAATGGAAATTGGTACTGGTGAACACTTTTTAGAAtacaaaattaattgaatctCTCATGGTCATCACTAATACAAATTGCGAATTAGCtccattttaaatttctaaaattgaaCTCAGTattgaaagatttttattcttccagGTGTTTATTATGAAGCTGGTTGTTCTGAAACTAACCTGGACCATGGAGTTTTAGCTGTTGGTTACGGTACTGATGAAAATGGCATGGATTATTGGCTCGTCAAGAACAGTTGGGGTGGTGATTGGGGTGACCACGGGTATATCAAGATGGCCCGAAATAAGAACAACCATTGTGGAATTGCTTCTACAGCAAGTTATCCTCTTGTTTAATTATGGCAATATAGAGTGATGAGATTTGTTattcatgaattattttctGGAATTATTTAATAGATAACATCAATTTCATATGTGATTCTAACTGATGAAGTTTATGTacctatttttgttttattattacttaGCGAtacatttaatattttatatactcgtaatttttaaataatttcaatatataAGTATTAAATTACAAccgtaaaaaaatcaaatgttATTAGTAGTAAATATTTCAGTCCACGGATAGACGGATAGATCTTGCCAATGCGACGTTTAAAACTGATGACAtgaatgtaatattttatattttaactGTTAATGAATATGGAGTACTTTTGAACAGTTTGgcagatttgaattttgttacttaTCCCTTATACGTAGATCACACTAATaacgtgaaatatttataagtacaatttttcttcatcatttgCCACATTATCTAATTCTACGTTGTAGAAGAACGAACAAATTCAATAGAATATCTTACGAATATAAATCAGACATCAATCATGAGTCGAAATTTAGATTTATTATATCTGTAACAAAAATCCATTTCTCAGTCTGGGATGAT is a window of Neodiprion pinetum isolate iyNeoPine1 chromosome 4, iyNeoPine1.2, whole genome shotgun sequence DNA encoding:
- the ND-B15 gene encoding NADH dehydrogenase [ubiquinone] 1 beta subcomplex subunit 4 yields the protein MTTNKNNYDISPEQLRLEIKRNARRNELRQELQKIAGNPYRAGTGEGGAPFDAGLQRFMAARAKTYEYFRPTLKGGLQYYAAIWTPILFFTWLVKRDRDRKEHRFRTGQVSYADREFKFA
- the LOC124217359 gene encoding cathepsin L, with product MKVFFVFMVGVIAVSQAISFFDLVLEEWGTFKLTHRKKYDNDVEEKFRMKIFMDNKHKVAKHNAKYEMGLVSYKLELNKYGDLLHHEFVDMMNGFNKTINTLKRSNIERPIGATFIPPANVKIPESFDWRDEGAVTAVKDQKQCGSCWAFSTTGALEAQHFRKTGVLVSLSEQNLVDCSGKYGNNGCNGGLMDQAFQYIKDNKGIDTEKSYPYEGQDDSCRYNPRNNGATDVGYVDIPQGDEEKLQAAIATIGPVSVAIDASHESFQLYSEGVYYEAGCSETNLDHGVLAVGYGTDENGMDYWLVKNSWGGDWGDHGYIKMARNKNNHCGIASTASYPLV